A window of Rhizobium tumorigenes genomic DNA:
TGATGCGAGCCTCAGTAATGGGAAACGACTGCTGCTGTGACGCTTCCTGAAAGCTGGCAAGAGATGTCTGCAGAAGGTTTCTGTAACTGTCGGCCGTGCGCTCGAGTTCACGCAACTTGACTTGCGTTTCGCCGGCCACGGCACTCACGCCGCTCGCCTGGGCGACATTCGTTCGCAACGCGTCTTCCTTGGCCTTGGCAACCTGCAACTCGCTGTTGTAGCTCTCGGCGATACGGCCGAGCTCTTCAAACATCTGCCGCTGATATTCGGCCATTTCGGAGCGCAACCGGACCGCCTGGACATGGTTGGCGCCCAGTCGGCTGGAAATGTCGGCCTCGGTCTTGGATGCAGCCAAGTATTTTTGGCGCAAATCGTTCGACACCGAGCTACCGAGCACATCCGTGACGATCGCATCCGTTCGTTTAGCATCAATGATCGACTTCACCCGATCGTATTTTGCTTGAGCCTGAGCTCTGTCGGATTGAGCGACAATCAATGCGCTGTTTAACTCAGACAGCTGTTGATCGCTAATCAGGCTGCCATCCTTTGCGGGCATCAGATTATGCAATGACCGATACTTCTGGACCTCGAGATCCGAATCTGATGCCTTTTGCTTCAGTTCGTCGATACGCTCTTGCAGCCACTCGCTGGCACGGCGCGTCGCCTCGTAGCGGGAATCGAGCTTGTCTACGACGTAAACATCGGCAAAAGCGTCTGCGATTTGAGCTGCGAGATCTGGGTCTGGAGACGTGTAGCTGATATTCATGACATAGGAACGGCCACTCCGCTCCACCGCCATGTTATCGAACAGCACGGCCCGCGCTATCGTTTCAGGATTTTCCTGCTTGGGAGGAGCGCCACCGAGCAAAGCCTTGATATTCAACATAGAGCGAGCCGTACCGAGTATCGAACTCTCAGATTGCATGAAAACAGCGTTGTGGGTCAGATCCAATTTGCGGATCACGTCAAGCGCGATTGTTTTCGACTTGATAATCTCGAGCTGGCTCAGCACAGTGGATTCGTCATCCGACGATACGGGCGCGCCGGAATCCGAGATTTGGTTGACGATCCCGCTGTTGCTGTGCTCGATTAAAACATCGGTTTCAGCGGTATACTTTGGCGTTGCAGTCAGCGCTATCACCACGCCAAGCACCATGAACACCAACGCGCAAATGGCAACGATGCGCCACTGGCGGCGCACGATAGCGAGCAGTCGATTAAAATCCAAGGATTCGACCGAGGTGCTGGCATCCCACATGCTGTCGCTGCGAGAGGAGAGTTTATCTGGTGACAGCATATGGCACTCACGGTTCGTAGGTTGATATTGACTATAGTTCAACGCATTCGGTCGACGCGGTGACGCCACCGGCGCCATTGATCATGCCCTTAGCCGCGTTCGCAGGACCACCGTCGTTCATGTGTCAGTATGCCCAACGGAGCTTCGAAAGGTAACGACGCAGCCTCCCACGGACACTTGATAAAAAGCACTTCTGATTAGGCTTTACCCGATCAATATTCCAAATGCCATGTTGGCAACACCGCATTAAGGTGAATGATCCATTTCGATGGGGCTATGTGGCAATGCAACAACATACGCGCTGTGAGATTTTGATGTACGATTTTGTGCATAAGATGTCCAGATGTTCATGAAACAGCGAGATTCACCGAGAAATTCGCGTCATTGATTAAATTCAAAGCAACGAAGACATTAATGATTCCCGATTCGATGTTTTTTTACTCAGCAAATGCAAAGCGTGCATATCTTCCGACGCAAAGTGGATCTGCGAGCCTGTCGTTTCTCGCAACTGCGAGCTATTCGTCATTCCACGTTCGAGCGCAGACATCGGATAGCAACAAGCTGTTCGGCTGCATATACTCTAAGCACATTCGCCTAGACGCGAATGGTTTCTGTCAGGCGCTGCGATAGAGGGTTGACTTTGGCCCAATACTTGCAAAAACAACGACCAAGAGGCGCCAATGGTTTGAAGCATAATGTAAAATATGCCTCCATTTTGCGACGTCCGATCGAGTTCAATTTTTTATCCGCTTCGACGCCGATGGCTTAAGTTCCGTCGATAAACTGCCGCATCGAGGTCGCCAACACCAGCAAGGCTTGAGTGAATGTCCGATAAGTTAGCCCTCGCCGTCACCAAGACGAACGAGCTGAGAACGCAGCATGACAAGACAGCCGTTTCGTTAGCATCAACGAAAGGCATTTATAGACCGGACATCGATGGCTTGCGAGCACTCGCAGTCAGCATAGTGCTGATCTATCATACCGGTATCACGGGCCTCAGAGGAGGCTTCATCGGCGTAGACGTTTTTTTTGTCATCTCTGGCTTCTTGATCACCAGCTTGCTGCGGAGTGATCTCGAACAAAACACTTTTTCGATCGTACGTTTTTATGAGCGTCGCGTTCGCCGGATTTTTCCGGCATTAATTGCCGTTATTGCGGTTACGCTTGCAGTCGCTCCGGTTGTCCTGTTTCCTGTTGAAATACGAACGACGGCGTTGACGGCGATTACCGCGCTGAGTTCGTTCTCCAATATATATCTACTCAATTCTGCCGGCTATTTCGGCGCCGACGTCAATTCCCAGCCGCTCATCCACACTTGGTCGCTGGGCGTCGAGGAGCAATTTTATCTGGCCTTTCCGCTCGTACTGGCTGTGGTCGGTACATCGCGCCCGAGAAAAGCGTTTTGGGTGATCGCCGGCCTAGCGCTTGCCAGCCTTATCGGCGGCATCCTATTGACGACTGCCAACCGTGACGTGGCCTATTATTTTCCGCTGACGCGCGCTTGGGAACTACTGGTCGGCTCGCTGTTGGCGTATCGCGGGTTACCGCTCATGCCCCGCATCTTCCGTGAACTCGGCATGCTAGCAGCGGTTGTCTTATTGCTTGCCTGCAGCTTGAAATTTCACTCTGGGCTCGCGTTTCCTGGCTATTATGCGGTCATCCCCTGCCTTACCGCCGCGGTCCTTATTGGCGTCGGCGGACAGGGCCCTTCGATCGTCAAAAGCCTCCTTTCTGCTGGACCTGTCGTCTGGGTCGGTAAGATCTCCTATTCTCTCTATCTCTGGCATTGGCCGATCTTCATCTACTATCAACTCGCGCGCGGAACGGCCCTATCGGCGCCGGAAGCACTAGGGCTCGTTGCCGCGAGCATCGTCACTGCCTATTTGTCATGGAGATACATAGAGCAGCCATTTCGCGAGCGAAAAATCGCGGGAAACCGTACCGCGCTCTTTGCATGGGCTGGCACCGCTTACATGATACTTTGCGCGGGATCCGTGCTTCTTTATAGCAATATCCTGACAATAACCCGGGGTAGCGAAGCCGACCGGCTGGCGAGCTACATCGACTATGACGATACTCCAACCTACCGCCGCGGTGTTTGCTTCCTGCTCGGCCATTTGAACAGCTTGTCAGACTACGATCGCGACACCTGCCTGAAACCCTCCATCGACAAGCCGAATCTCTTGCTGGTTGGTGATAGCCATGCTGCAGATCTCTGGAGCGGACTGCATGCGGTACTACCGCAGGAAAATGTCATGCAGGCGACATCAAGCGGCTGCAAGCCGGTAATCGTCTTAAAGGGTGAGCGCGGCTGTACGGATTTGATGCAAATGGTGTTCAATGATTTCCTGAAAACCCACCATCCCGAAACTTTAGTTCTGTCTGCGCGCTGGATAGCGAGCGATATTCCAGACCTTGTCAAAACAATCGAAGCGCTCCGCTCCAAAGCGGGACGGATTGTCGTATTCGGGCCCATCGTAGAGTACGTCAAACCGCTTCCCCGCCTCCTTGCGCAAGTCGCCGGTGGCAGGGATGAAAGTCTGTTGGTTTCAGCTCGCAACTTTGAACAAGTTGCTACGGATGAGGGTATGGCAGCAGCAGTCAACGCGGCGGGAGGATCTTATATCTCTACGTACGGTCTTCTCTGCCCGACGAACGGTGCGGTCTGCACCACCGAGCAAAACGGTGTACCATTGCAGTGGGATTACGGGCATCTCACTGCCGAGGGGTCAAAAGTGGTGGCGCAACAGGCAATTTCGAGTAGCCCTGATTTCTTCAAACCAACGTCTTTCTAGCTGACTACATTTGGGATCACATTTTATGAAACGGTGACCATTCTTGCATCAGCCCCAAAGTCAGTGTTTATGTCCAACACAAAGAAAACTGTGGTAGGAAAAAAATTGAAACGAAGAACATTCCTAGCCGCTGCCGGTGCTTCCCTTGTTTCGAACAGGCTACTAGCTTCTGACAAGCCGCTAGCAGCGCCAAGAGACGGTCTGCGAACATTGGCAGCCAAAAAAAATCTCCTATATGGCTGTGCGGTCTCAAGTATCAATCTCGCCAAAGATAAAAGTCTTGCAGCCGCTACGGCCGCAGAGGCCGGAATACTTGTTCCAGAATTCGAAATGAAACGGAAGTATATAGAAACTGTTCCAGGCGCTTACACATTTGAAGCTATCGATGAAATCGTGGCATTCGCTGAAACTAACAACCAGGATGTCAGAGGACATCCACTGGTTTGGCACAGTGAAAACCCGAC
This region includes:
- a CDS encoding polysaccharide biosynthesis tyrosine autokinase encodes the protein MLSPDKLSSRSDSMWDASTSVESLDFNRLLAIVRRQWRIVAICALVFMVLGVVIALTATPKYTAETDVLIEHSNSGIVNQISDSGAPVSSDDESTVLSQLEIIKSKTIALDVIRKLDLTHNAVFMQSESSILGTARSMLNIKALLGGAPPKQENPETIARAVLFDNMAVERSGRSYVMNISYTSPDPDLAAQIADAFADVYVVDKLDSRYEATRRASEWLQERIDELKQKASDSDLEVQKYRSLHNLMPAKDGSLISDQQLSELNSALIVAQSDRAQAQAKYDRVKSIIDAKRTDAIVTDVLGSSVSNDLRQKYLAASKTEADISSRLGANHVQAVRLRSEMAEYQRQMFEELGRIAESYNSELQVAKAKEDALRTNVAQASGVSAVAGETQVKLRELERTADSYRNLLQTSLASFQEASQQQSFPITEARIITNATPPDKPSKPKKPLVVAIATFLGIALGGGIGAFREFRDRFFRTGEQVRNTLELEYLGSVLLDDKAKPLKDVSPVGILKTIRPINSLMRYVVDHPHSAFAETMRSAKISADLQGTEGRSKVIGIISTLPGEGKSTIAVNFAELLAMQGARTLLIDADLRNPGATRSLGQHAKDGLLEVLIGQVPMSEAILTDTTTSLTFLPAVSKRRVPHSPELLVSPAMTRLLDEAKEHFDYIVIDLPPIGPVVDARAMSPLLDAVLMVVEWGRTSRQVVRNKLMNEARLYDKCAGVILNKVDAKKMDLYREFGSEEYYHTRYADYYHQG
- a CDS encoding acyltransferase family protein, with protein sequence MSDKLALAVTKTNELRTQHDKTAVSLASTKGIYRPDIDGLRALAVSIVLIYHTGITGLRGGFIGVDVFFVISGFLITSLLRSDLEQNTFSIVRFYERRVRRIFPALIAVIAVTLAVAPVVLFPVEIRTTALTAITALSSFSNIYLLNSAGYFGADVNSQPLIHTWSLGVEEQFYLAFPLVLAVVGTSRPRKAFWVIAGLALASLIGGILLTTANRDVAYYFPLTRAWELLVGSLLAYRGLPLMPRIFRELGMLAAVVLLLACSLKFHSGLAFPGYYAVIPCLTAAVLIGVGGQGPSIVKSLLSAGPVVWVGKISYSLYLWHWPIFIYYQLARGTALSAPEALGLVAASIVTAYLSWRYIEQPFRERKIAGNRTALFAWAGTAYMILCAGSVLLYSNILTITRGSEADRLASYIDYDDTPTYRRGVCFLLGHLNSLSDYDRDTCLKPSIDKPNLLLVGDSHAADLWSGLHAVLPQENVMQATSSGCKPVIVLKGERGCTDLMQMVFNDFLKTHHPETLVLSARWIASDIPDLVKTIEALRSKAGRIVVFGPIVEYVKPLPRLLAQVAGGRDESLLVSARNFEQVATDEGMAAAVNAAGGSYISTYGLLCPTNGAVCTTEQNGVPLQWDYGHLTAEGSKVVAQQAISSSPDFFKPTSF